One region of Clostridiales bacterium genomic DNA includes:
- a CDS encoding terminase, with translation MPTKSNNTGGRGGARPGAGRKKSAVKDKAESGNPGGRKLEVLDIPEVEGVVMPKPHDFLSAEQRDGRVLQAQEIYTETWQWLKGIGCAAKVSPQLLERYAMCSARWVQCEEMTNRMGFLSKHPTTGKPIPSPFINIGINYMNQAVRLWNEIFQIVKENCSTEYGESTPQDDLMERLLRARKG, from the coding sequence ATGCCCACAAAATCGAATAACACGGGAGGGCGCGGCGGCGCAAGACCCGGTGCGGGAAGGAAGAAATCCGCAGTCAAGGACAAAGCCGAAAGCGGTAATCCCGGCGGCAGAAAACTTGAAGTGCTGGATATTCCCGAAGTCGAGGGTGTTGTCATGCCGAAGCCCCATGATTTTCTTTCCGCCGAGCAGCGGGACGGCAGAGTCCTGCAGGCGCAGGAAATTTACACGGAAACCTGGCAGTGGCTCAAAGGCATCGGCTGTGCCGCAAAGGTGTCGCCGCAGCTATTGGAGCGCTATGCCATGTGTTCCGCCCGCTGGGTGCAGTGCGAGGAAATGACCAACCGCATGGGTTTCCTCTCCAAGCACCCCACCACGGGAAAGCCGATCCCGTCTCCGTTTATTAACATCGGCATCAACTACATGAACCAGGCGGTTCGGCTCTGGAATGAGATCTTCCAGATCGTGAAAGAAAACTGCAGCACGGAATACGGCGAGTCTACGCCGCAGGATGACCTTATGGAACGCCTGCTCCGTGCGAGAAAGGGGTAA
- a CDS encoding DUF4314 domain-containing protein — translation MRFPSKETVERIRKEYPVGSRVELVRMDDPQAPPVGTKGTVRGVDDIGSIMVAWDNGCGLSVAYGEDICRRCDNE, via the coding sequence ATGAGATTTCCAAGTAAGGAAACGGTCGAGCGTATTCGCAAGGAATATCCGGTCGGCAGCCGTGTAGAGCTTGTTCGGATGGACGATCCCCAGGCACCGCCTGTCGGCACGAAAGGCACCGTGCGAGGTGTGGACGATATCGGCAGCATCATGGTTGCTTGGGATAACGGCTGCGGCTTAAGCGTGGCTTACGGCGAGGACATCTGCCGGAGGTGCGACAATGAATGA
- a CDS encoding virulence protein, producing MTITINAQGAERKRLVQTIAQWLGCEAKYLGVPSCAYQVDCFTIDRNGSLSFDDHADSEVIERLLEHIYDEGFDIDQSHTEDEDEPCAVCVSMPKSLFTDSNLENLKALITAKGSLIKKALGVADLPLEVTDTKVSFPWFPAIPTPDEMNAYDTFICKLCEMARTQKRVTSTEKPTGNEKYAFRCFLLRLGFIGAEYKAARKILLKNLSGSSAFKNGGTEHEISK from the coding sequence ATGACGATTACAATTAACGCCCAGGGTGCGGAACGCAAGCGGCTGGTACAGACCATCGCACAGTGGCTCGGCTGTGAAGCCAAGTACCTGGGGGTTCCGTCCTGCGCCTACCAGGTGGACTGCTTCACCATCGACCGAAACGGCAGCCTTTCCTTTGACGACCATGCCGACAGCGAGGTCATTGAAAGATTGCTTGAGCATATCTACGATGAGGGCTTTGACATCGACCAGAGCCACACCGAGGATGAGGACGAGCCTTGCGCCGTCTGCGTTTCCATGCCGAAGAGCCTGTTCACCGACAGCAATCTGGAAAATCTCAAGGCACTCATCACAGCCAAGGGAAGTCTTATCAAGAAAGCCCTCGGAGTCGCTGACCTGCCATTGGAAGTTACCGACACGAAGGTATCCTTCCCTTGGTTCCCGGCGATTCCCACCCCGGACGAGATGAACGCCTACGACACCTTCATTTGCAAGCTGTGCGAAATGGCGCGGACGCAAAAGCGTGTAACTTCCACCGAGAAGCCCACCGGCAACGAGAAATATGCGTTTCGGTGCTTTCTACTTCGGTTGGGCTTCATCGGCGCGGAATACAAGGCCGCTCGAAAAATCCTGCTGAAGAACCTGTCCGGCTCTTCAGCTTTCAAAAACGGAGGTACAGAACATGAGATTTCCAAGTAA
- a CDS encoding S-adenosylmethionine synthetase N-terminal domain-containing protein encodes MFEKVNPCHPDKVADRIAGALVDLAYKKAENPRIAVEVLIGHGVCHIIAETSVSLDKAGVTAAVHRIAGNLTVDYVEVPQDGHLADNQADGVRCGDNGIFKGMPVTEEQKMLSQIARNIFSVYPNDGKYILDGDRLILCQSNAETQHLREIYPDAEINPLGDWTGGIDVDTGVANRKLGSDMADSVTGGGLHGKDLSKADVSVNIYAFLKAQETGKPVTLCCAIGDDAVDGRPYAEIVEIARNYIHSVGGFEKFAEWGLV; translated from the coding sequence ATGTTTGAAAAAGTAAATCCGTGCCACCCGGATAAGGTGGCAGACAGAATTGCCGGTGCGCTCGTTGACCTGGCATACAAGAAAGCAGAAAATCCCCGCATCGCTGTTGAAGTCCTCATCGGCCACGGTGTGTGCCACATCATTGCGGAAACTTCTGTTTCTCTGGACAAGGCGGGTGTCACCGCTGCCGTTCACCGCATTGCCGGAAATCTCACCGTGGACTATGTGGAAGTGCCACAGGACGGTCACCTTGCCGATAACCAGGCAGACGGCGTCCGCTGTGGCGATAACGGCATCTTCAAGGGAATGCCCGTGACTGAAGAGCAGAAAATGCTGTCGCAGATCGCACGGAACATTTTCTCCGTGTATCCAAATGACGGCAAGTACATCCTGGATGGCGACCGGCTCATCCTCTGTCAGAGCAATGCCGAGACACAGCATCTGCGCGAGATTTATCCCGATGCGGAGATCAACCCGCTCGGCGATTGGACGGGCGGCATCGATGTGGACACCGGCGTTGCCAACCGTAAGCTCGGTTCGGATATGGCCGACTCGGTGACAGGCGGCGGTCTGCACGGTAAGGATCTATCCAAGGCAGATGTGTCTGTCAACATCTATGCTTTTCTCAAAGCCCAGGAAACCGGCAAGCCCGTGACACTCTGCTGCGCTATTGGGGACGATGCCGTGGACGGCAGACCCTACGCCGAAATCGTGGAGATCGCCCGAAACTACATCCACTCGGTCGGCGGCTTCGAGAAATTTGCGGAATGGGGGCTGGTCTAA
- a CDS encoding DNA polymerase, whose product MKTLSIDIETFSSENLTKCGVYRYAEAPDFEVLLFGYSADGAPVKVVDLAAGEKIPADVRSALTDPAVTKWAFNAQFERVCLSRYLGYPTGQYLNPSSWHCTMVWAATLGLPLSLEGVGAVLGLEKQKLKEGKDLIRYFCTPAKARDGSPIRHYPTDALEKWSLFKAYNLRDVETEMSIQQKLSKFPVTESEWRNYTLDQQINDRGIMLDRTLVTQAIRCDERFKRTHMEQARSVTGLDNPNSPVQLKAWLAEKGVEADSLSKAAVADMLEKADGEVELALSLRQELAKSSVKKYTAMQTVVGSDDRARGLIQFYGANRTGRYAGRLIQVQNLPQNHLPDLDTARALVRSGNTDAVEMLYDSVPLVLSELIRTAFVPKPGCRFYVADFSAIEARVIAWIAGEHWRQEVFAKGGDIYCASASQMFHVPVEKHGVNGHLRQKGKIAELALGYGGSVDALKAMGALNYGLQEEELKPLVDAWRLSNPHITKFWWDVDKAASTCVRERTATETHGIRFYYQSGMMFVVLPSGRRLVYVKPKMGLNRFGNESVTYEGVGEQKKWLRLESYGPKFVENIVQATARDILAEAMLRLNAAGYRIVMHVHDEAVIEAPPDTSLENICSVMGQTPAWASGLLLRADGYVCDFYKKD is encoded by the coding sequence ATGAAAACACTTAGCATCGATATTGAGACCTTCTCCTCCGAGAACCTCACCAAATGCGGCGTGTACCGCTATGCCGAAGCCCCGGATTTCGAGGTACTGCTTTTCGGCTACTCAGCAGACGGTGCTCCGGTGAAGGTCGTGGATCTGGCTGCCGGAGAAAAGATTCCTGCTGATGTCCGCTCTGCGCTGACCGACCCTGCCGTGACCAAATGGGCATTCAATGCACAATTCGAGCGCGTGTGTCTGTCCCGCTATCTTGGATACCCAACCGGACAATATCTCAACCCGTCCTCCTGGCACTGCACGATGGTCTGGGCGGCGACCCTTGGACTGCCGCTTTCGCTGGAAGGCGTCGGTGCCGTGCTGGGTCTGGAAAAGCAGAAGCTCAAAGAAGGCAAAGACCTCATCCGGTATTTCTGCACTCCGGCAAAAGCAAGAGACGGTTCGCCCATTCGACATTATCCGACAGATGCGCTGGAGAAATGGTCGCTTTTCAAAGCCTACAACCTTCGGGATGTGGAAACGGAAATGTCCATTCAGCAGAAGCTCTCCAAGTTCCCGGTCACGGAGTCGGAGTGGCGTAACTACACCCTCGACCAGCAGATCAACGACCGGGGCATCATGCTCGACCGCACCCTCGTCACCCAGGCGATTCGCTGTGATGAACGCTTCAAGCGGACGCACATGGAGCAGGCTCGCTCCGTCACCGGCTTGGATAACCCCAACAGTCCGGTGCAGCTCAAGGCGTGGCTTGCCGAAAAAGGCGTGGAGGCAGATTCACTCTCCAAAGCCGCTGTGGCAGATATGCTCGAAAAGGCGGACGGCGAGGTGGAGCTTGCCCTCTCCCTTCGACAGGAACTTGCAAAGAGCAGCGTCAAGAAATACACCGCCATGCAGACGGTAGTCGGCTCGGATGACCGGGCCAGAGGGCTTATCCAGTTTTATGGTGCCAACCGCACCGGCCGCTATGCCGGTCGACTCATCCAGGTGCAGAACCTGCCGCAGAACCATCTGCCGGATCTGGACACCGCACGGGCACTGGTCCGCAGCGGCAATACGGATGCCGTGGAAATGCTCTATGACTCCGTGCCGCTGGTACTGTCCGAGCTTATCCGCACCGCCTTTGTGCCGAAACCCGGCTGCCGCTTTTATGTGGCAGACTTCTCCGCCATCGAGGCGAGGGTCATCGCATGGATCGCTGGGGAGCATTGGCGGCAGGAGGTTTTTGCAAAGGGCGGCGACATTTACTGCGCTTCCGCTTCGCAGATGTTCCATGTCCCCGTAGAAAAGCACGGCGTGAACGGGCATCTGCGGCAGAAAGGCAAAATTGCCGAGCTGGCTCTTGGCTACGGTGGCTCCGTGGATGCGCTGAAAGCAATGGGCGCACTGAACTACGGCTTACAGGAAGAAGAACTGAAACCGCTGGTGGATGCCTGGCGTCTGTCCAACCCACATATTACAAAGTTCTGGTGGGATGTGGACAAAGCAGCTTCCACCTGCGTCCGAGAGCGAACTGCCACAGAAACACACGGCATTCGCTTCTATTATCAGAGCGGCATGATGTTCGTGGTGCTGCCCTCCGGCAGACGGCTCGTGTATGTAAAACCGAAAATGGGCCTGAACCGCTTCGGCAATGAGTCCGTGACCTATGAAGGTGTCGGCGAACAGAAAAAGTGGCTGCGGCTGGAAAGCTACGGACCCAAGTTCGTGGAGAACATCGTCCAGGCAACGGCAAGGGACATTCTTGCGGAAGCTATGCTCCGGCTGAATGCTGCCGGGTACCGCATCGTCATGCACGTCCACGATGAAGCGGTCATCGAAGCACCGCCGGATACTTCTTTGGAGAATATCTGCTCCGTCATGGGGCAAACGCCCGCTTGGGCATCGGGGCTGCTGCTCCGAGCAGATGGCTATGTCTGCGATTTTTATAAGAAAGACTGA
- a CDS encoding site-specific DNA-methyltransferase, which translates to MKTTTEMQLVPITKLVPYVNNARTHSPEQINKLCSSLREFGFINPVIIDRDYSVIAGHGRILAAKEEGIAEVPCVFADHLTEAQKKAYIIADNRMAMDAGWDEALLRVEIESLQAADFDPLLTGFDEKELSKLFDDGKDIQEDDFDVDAELQKLTFTKSGDIWTLGRHRLICGDSTKEETYTALMDGRKANLVITDPPYNVNYEGSAGKIKNDNMASEKFFDFLFDAFSNMEKVMADDASIYVFHADTEGLNFRKAFDAAGFYLSGCCIWKKQSLVLGRSPYQWQHEPCLYGWKKKGKHQWYTGRKEPTIWEFDKPKKNGDHPTMKPIPLLAYPIQNSSMTNSVVLDPFGGSGSTLIACEQTDRICYAIELDEKFCDVIVKRYIEQVGSDEKVSVLRDGKEYKYSEVAPHDE; encoded by the coding sequence ATGAAAACAACGACCGAGATGCAGCTCGTACCTATCACGAAGCTGGTTCCCTATGTCAATAACGCCCGTACCCATTCGCCGGAGCAGATCAACAAACTCTGCTCCTCGCTCCGTGAGTTCGGTTTTATCAATCCTGTCATCATCGACCGTGACTATAGCGTTATTGCCGGTCACGGTCGTATTCTTGCCGCCAAGGAGGAAGGCATCGCCGAGGTGCCGTGCGTCTTTGCCGACCACCTCACCGAAGCCCAGAAGAAAGCCTACATCATTGCCGACAACCGCATGGCGATGGATGCCGGATGGGACGAAGCGCTTCTGCGTGTGGAGATCGAGTCCTTACAGGCGGCGGACTTTGACCCGCTCCTCACCGGCTTTGACGAGAAAGAACTGTCAAAGCTGTTTGACGACGGTAAGGACATCCAAGAGGATGATTTTGATGTGGATGCCGAGCTGCAAAAGTTGACCTTCACGAAGTCCGGCGACATCTGGACGCTGGGACGGCACCGGCTCATCTGCGGCGACAGTACAAAAGAGGAAACCTACACCGCACTCATGGACGGCCGCAAGGCGAACCTCGTTATTACCGACCCGCCCTACAATGTGAACTACGAGGGCAGTGCCGGGAAAATCAAAAACGACAACATGGCATCGGAGAAGTTTTTCGACTTCCTCTTCGATGCCTTTTCCAATATGGAGAAGGTCATGGCGGACGATGCCTCCATCTATGTGTTCCACGCCGACACTGAGGGGCTGAACTTCCGAAAGGCTTTTGACGCTGCTGGGTTCTATCTTTCCGGCTGCTGTATCTGGAAGAAGCAGTCCCTGGTGCTGGGACGCTCTCCGTACCAGTGGCAGCACGAGCCGTGCCTCTACGGCTGGAAGAAGAAAGGCAAGCACCAGTGGTACACCGGGCGCAAAGAGCCCACCATCTGGGAGTTCGACAAGCCCAAGAAAAACGGCGACCATCCTACCATGAAGCCAATTCCGCTGCTTGCCTATCCCATTCAGAACAGCTCTATGACAAACTCCGTGGTGCTCGACCCCTTCGGCGGCTCCGGTTCTACGCTCATTGCCTGTGAGCAGACCGACCGCATCTGCTATGCCATCGAACTGGATGAGAAGTTCTGCGACGTCATCGTAAAACGGTACATCGAGCAGGTCGGCTCGGATGAAAAGGTCAGCGTTCTGCGTGACGGCAAGGAATACAAGTATAGCGAGGTAGCGCCCCATGACGAATGA
- a CDS encoding DEAD/DEAH box helicase has product MKYKAHDYQAYATNFILEHPISAVFLDMGLGKSIITLSAIFDLCLDSFLVRKVLVIAPLRVARDTWPAEIHKWDHLHGLTYSVAVGTEAERKAALRQRVSVYIINRENVQWLIDESGIPFDYDMVVIDELSSFKSYQAKRFRTLLKVRPGIKRIVGLTGTPSSNGLMDLWAEFRILDMGKRLGRFITHYRNTFFRPDKRNGQVVFSYKPLPGAEEQIYDAISDITISMKAVDHLDMPECVHNDAIVMLSETERKAYDAMKQDLVISLKGEEIDAGNAAALANKLSQMANGAVYGEDKRVFQIHDRKLDMLEDLIEAANGKPVLVAYWFKHDLERISERLHKRYIPFGLLDDSDSIRRWNSGELPVALIHPASAGHGLNLQAGGSTLIWFGLTWSLELYQQTNARLWRQGQTADTVVIHHIIAKDTIDERIMTALRKKEKTQTALIDAVKADLEG; this is encoded by the coding sequence GTGAAATACAAGGCGCATGACTACCAGGCGTATGCCACGAACTTCATCCTGGAGCATCCAATCTCCGCTGTATTCCTCGACATGGGTCTTGGTAAGAGCATCATCACGCTTTCCGCCATCTTCGACCTTTGCCTCGACAGTTTTCTGGTTCGCAAGGTGCTGGTCATCGCTCCGCTGCGTGTCGCCAGAGATACATGGCCTGCGGAAATCCACAAGTGGGATCATCTGCATGGGCTGACCTACTCGGTGGCTGTCGGTACAGAAGCAGAGCGCAAGGCGGCACTCCGGCAGCGGGTCAGCGTGTACATCATCAACCGGGAGAATGTCCAGTGGCTCATTGATGAGAGCGGCATCCCTTTCGACTACGACATGGTGGTCATCGATGAGCTGTCCTCCTTCAAGAGCTATCAGGCAAAGCGGTTCAGAACTCTTCTGAAAGTCCGTCCCGGCATCAAGCGCATCGTGGGCCTGACCGGCACGCCAAGCAGCAACGGTCTTATGGATCTCTGGGCAGAGTTCCGCATCCTTGATATGGGCAAGCGGCTCGGTCGGTTCATCACCCATTACCGCAACACCTTCTTCCGCCCGGATAAGCGCAACGGGCAGGTGGTGTTCAGCTACAAGCCGCTGCCCGGTGCGGAGGAACAAATCTACGATGCCATCTCCGACATCACCATCTCCATGAAAGCCGTCGACCATTTGGATATGCCGGAGTGCGTTCATAATGACGCCATTGTGATGCTATCCGAAACAGAGCGCAAAGCCTACGATGCCATGAAACAAGACCTGGTTATCTCGCTGAAAGGCGAAGAAATCGACGCCGGGAACGCCGCAGCGCTTGCGAATAAGCTCTCCCAAATGGCAAACGGAGCAGTCTACGGAGAGGACAAGCGTGTGTTTCAGATACACGACCGCAAGTTGGATATGCTGGAGGATCTCATCGAAGCCGCAAATGGGAAACCCGTCCTTGTGGCGTACTGGTTCAAGCACGACCTGGAGCGCATCTCCGAGCGGCTCCACAAACGATACATCCCGTTCGGTCTGCTGGACGATTCCGACAGCATCCGCAGATGGAACAGCGGTGAGCTGCCCGTGGCACTCATCCACCCGGCTTCTGCCGGTCATGGGCTGAACCTGCAGGCAGGCGGCTCGACCCTCATCTGGTTTGGGCTGACCTGGTCGCTGGAGCTTTACCAGCAGACCAACGCCCGACTGTGGCGACAGGGACAGACCGCCGATACCGTGGTCATTCACCACATTATTGCCAAAGACACCATCGACGAGCGCATCATGACTGCGCTCCGCAAAAAAGAAAAGACCCAGACCGCACTCATCGATGCGGTCAAGGCCGATTTGGAGGGATAA
- a CDS encoding VRR-NUC domain-containing protein: MREKTIEAKLVQTVRSMGGLALNFTSPGFDGVPDRLVLLPGGKIAFIELKAPGKTLRPLQVRRKRQLEALGFSVYCIDSPDQIGEILSEIQGA; encoded by the coding sequence ATGCGTGAGAAAACAATAGAAGCAAAGCTGGTACAGACCGTTCGTTCAATGGGCGGTCTTGCACTGAACTTTACAAGTCCAGGTTTCGATGGAGTGCCTGACCGTCTGGTGCTCCTGCCCGGCGGCAAAATCGCCTTCATTGAGTTGAAAGCACCGGGCAAAACACTCCGCCCTCTGCAAGTAAGGCGAAAAAGGCAGTTAGAAGCACTCGGCTTTTCGGTGTACTGCATCGATAGCCCCGATCAGATTGGAGAGATACTCAGTGAAATACAAGGCGCATGA
- a CDS encoding DUF1492 domain-containing protein produces the protein MTAKEYLSQAYRLDQRINSNIEEISRLQEMACGISSPSWEEKVQTSRHTDAPFVRCLEKIMDLEKVVNSEIDTLVDLKRQIRSTVDTVTSVNEQMVLRYRYIHNMTWEQIGGELNADESTIRRWHKAALSAVKLPTAPIKI, from the coding sequence ATGACCGCAAAGGAATATCTCAGTCAGGCTTACCGCCTCGACCAGCGCATCAACTCCAACATTGAGGAAATCAGCCGCCTTCAGGAAATGGCCTGCGGCATCTCGTCCCCGTCGTGGGAAGAGAAAGTTCAAACCTCCCGCCACACGGATGCACCTTTCGTGCGGTGTCTGGAGAAAATCATGGACTTGGAAAAGGTCGTGAACAGCGAGATTGACACCCTCGTTGATTTGAAACGGCAGATTCGGTCGACGGTGGACACCGTTACGAGTGTCAACGAGCAGATGGTTCTGCGCTACCGCTACATCCACAACATGACCTGGGAGCAGATTGGCGGTGAGCTGAATGCGGACGAAAGCACCATCCGCAGATGGCACAAAGCAGCCCTTTCTGCGGTGAAGCTGCCCACCGCTCCCATTAAAATTTGA
- a CDS encoding HNH endonuclease, with amino-acid sequence MPKKPLRPCSHPGCPNLCDGQFCEQHRTEERRKYDKYERSSDVNRKYGRAWKRIRDRYAAEHPLCEMCLKEGRLTPVQEVHHILPVSKGGTHARENLMSLCQSCHTKIHHDLGDR; translated from the coding sequence ATGCCGAAGAAACCGCTGCGACCATGCTCCCACCCTGGCTGCCCCAACCTCTGTGACGGACAGTTCTGTGAGCAGCACCGCACGGAGGAACGCCGCAAATATGATAAATACGAGCGCAGTTCCGATGTCAACCGCAAGTACGGCAGAGCATGGAAGCGTATCCGTGACCGCTATGCGGCGGAGCATCCCCTCTGCGAGATGTGTCTCAAGGAAGGTCGGCTGACTCCGGTGCAGGAAGTTCACCACATTCTGCCCGTTTCCAAAGGCGGCACTCACGCAAGAGAGAACCTCATGAGTCTGTGCCAGTCTTGCCACACGAAGATACACCATGACCTTGGTGACAGATAA
- a CDS encoding DUF5049 domain-containing protein — MNEKIREQILTVRKTGCTNMFDVLMVQYIANEMRFYELVVFLEEHRSEYVHFILTGEPL; from the coding sequence ATGAATGAGAAAATCCGAGAGCAGATTCTTACCGTCCGCAAGACCGGATGCACTAATATGTTTGATGTGCTGATGGTACAGTACATTGCCAATGAGATGCGGTTTTACGAACTGGTGGTATTCCTCGAAGAACACCGCAGCGAGTATGTGCATTTCATCCTCACGGGAGAACCGCTGTAA
- a CDS encoding virulence-associated E family protein produces MKIAVGNSRMDKKWKNQDISWADLCARCGSTIRTTETVEEYRKLKKGQQDGIKDVGGFVGGHLREGRRKNGMVLCRSLLTLDMDYGTPDIWDEITLFHDFKCCVYSTHKHTPEHPRLRLLIPLKREISEEEYPAVARMVAKEIGIDLFDDTTYEASRLMYWPSTSANGEFFYKVQDGAELDPDEYLSRYDDWHDASTWPVSSRQSELVQHSIAQQADPLTKPGVVGAFCRAYTVEEAIDTFLSDVYAPSAMNGRYDYIPADSSAGVIVYDGKFAYSHHATDPVCGRLLNAFDLVRLHRFRDLDDKCAPDTASGKLPSFHAMSDFSLKDEKVKAVFAEERKVQASEEFTDEDWQKALELDKAGKVKNTLQNLTVILMNDPLLKPLVFNQLLDGMEIKGDVPWRHPSKFWRDADDAQLISYVDSHYGTFSARNYDIAVAKVTDDRSYHPIREFIENLPEWDKVPRVDTLLIDYLGADDNGYVRAVTRKTLCAAIKRVLYPGCKFDSMLVLNGPQGVGKSTLIAKLAGEWFSDSLNLGDTKDKTAAEKLQGYWILEIGELAGLKKAEVETLRSFLSRQNDIYRAAFGKRATPHLRQCVFFGTTNAESGYLRDTTGNRRFWPVKTPGTGIKHSWDLTPELICQIWAETLVYVKQGEKLYLSAELEALSKAEQREAMESDEREGLVRLYLDTLLPEGWDGMDIFERRNFLTGSDFGDTQKHGTVKRTQVSNMEIWCECFGKERANIRRTDSNELTAILARLGWKRLDSKVRIPLYGPQYVFVPKECS; encoded by the coding sequence ATGAAGATCGCAGTCGGCAATAGCCGCATGGATAAAAAGTGGAAGAACCAGGATATCTCCTGGGCGGATCTCTGCGCCCGCTGCGGCAGCACCATCCGCACCACCGAAACGGTCGAAGAATACCGCAAGCTGAAAAAGGGGCAGCAGGACGGCATCAAGGATGTGGGCGGTTTTGTCGGAGGGCATCTCCGGGAAGGTCGCCGCAAAAACGGCATGGTGCTGTGCCGCTCTCTGCTCACGCTGGATATGGACTACGGCACCCCAGATATCTGGGATGAAATTACGCTGTTCCACGATTTCAAGTGCTGCGTCTATTCCACCCATAAACACACGCCGGAGCATCCCCGCCTTCGTCTGCTCATTCCGCTGAAGCGGGAAATCAGTGAGGAGGAATATCCGGCAGTCGCCCGCATGGTGGCAAAGGAGATCGGCATTGACCTCTTTGACGATACCACCTACGAGGCATCCCGGCTCATGTATTGGCCTTCCACCTCCGCCAACGGCGAGTTTTTCTACAAGGTGCAGGACGGCGCAGAGCTTGACCCGGATGAATACCTTTCTCGTTACGACGATTGGCACGATGCCTCCACCTGGCCAGTTTCCAGCCGCCAGTCCGAGTTGGTACAGCACAGCATCGCCCAGCAGGCCGACCCGCTGACAAAGCCGGGTGTGGTGGGTGCCTTCTGCCGTGCCTATACTGTGGAGGAAGCCATCGACACCTTCCTCTCGGATGTATATGCGCCGTCTGCTATGAACGGTCGCTACGACTATATCCCCGCCGATTCCTCTGCCGGTGTTATCGTCTACGACGGCAAGTTCGCATACAGCCACCATGCCACAGACCCGGTCTGCGGCCGGCTGCTGAACGCTTTTGACCTGGTGCGACTGCACCGCTTCCGTGACCTGGACGATAAGTGCGCCCCGGATACCGCCTCAGGCAAGCTGCCGTCCTTCCATGCAATGTCGGATTTTTCCCTCAAGGACGAGAAAGTCAAAGCGGTCTTTGCCGAGGAGCGCAAAGTCCAGGCAAGCGAGGAATTCACCGATGAGGATTGGCAGAAGGCATTGGAACTGGATAAGGCCGGGAAAGTGAAAAATACGCTGCAAAACCTCACCGTGATCCTCATGAATGATCCGCTTCTGAAACCGCTGGTGTTCAATCAGCTTCTGGACGGCATGGAGATCAAGGGCGATGTGCCCTGGCGGCACCCCTCGAAATTCTGGCGGGATGCGGATGATGCCCAGCTTATCAGCTATGTGGATTCCCACTACGGCACCTTTTCTGCAAGAAACTATGACATTGCCGTGGCGAAGGTCACGGACGACCGCTCCTACCATCCCATTCGGGAGTTCATTGAAAATCTGCCGGAGTGGGACAAGGTTCCCCGTGTGGACACGCTGCTCATCGACTACCTCGGCGCAGACGATAACGGGTATGTCCGAGCTGTCACCCGGAAGACCCTCTGCGCTGCCATCAAGCGTGTGCTGTATCCCGGCTGCAAATTTGACTCCATGCTGGTGCTGAACGGTCCTCAGGGTGTGGGCAAAAGTACCCTTATTGCCAAGCTGGCCGGAGAGTGGTTTTCGGACAGTCTGAACCTGGGCGACACCAAGGATAAGACCGCTGCCGAGAAGCTGCAGGGGTACTGGATCTTGGAGATCGGCGAACTGGCGGGACTGAAAAAAGCCGAGGTGGAGACGCTGCGTTCCTTTCTCTCCCGGCAAAACGATATTTACCGTGCGGCATTCGGCAAGAGAGCTACACCGCACCTGCGCCAGTGCGTGTTCTTCGGCACAACCAACGCCGAGTCCGGCTATCTGCGGGACACCACCGGAAACCGCCGCTTCTGGCCGGTCAAGACGCCGGGTACGGGCATCAAGCACTCCTGGGATCTGACCCCGGAGCTCATCTGCCAGATCTGGGCGGAAACGCTGGTGTATGTGAAACAGGGCGAGAAGCTATATCTGAGCGCCGAATTGGAAGCCCTGTCGAAGGCAGAACAGCGGGAGGCAATGGAGTCCGATGAGCGTGAAGGGCTTGTCCGTCTGTATCTCGACACGCTGCTCCCGGAGGGCTGGGACGGCATGGACATCTTCGAGCGCCGCAATTTCCTCACCGGCAGCGACTTCGGCGATACCCAAAAGCATGGTACGGTCAAGCGCACCCAGGTGTCCAACATGGAGATCTGGTGCGAGTGCTTCGGCAAGGAACGTGCCAATATCCGCAGAACGGACAGCAACGAGCTGACCGCCATCCTTGCCCGTCTTGGCTGGAAGCGGCTGGACAGCAAGGTGCGTATCCCGCTTTACGGTCCGCAGTATGTTTTTGTTCCCAAGGAGTGTTCCTAA